The proteins below come from a single Poecilia reticulata strain Guanapo linkage group LG5, Guppy_female_1.0+MT, whole genome shotgun sequence genomic window:
- the zc3h11a gene encoding zinc finger CCCH domain-containing protein 11A: MTNHGDDCYFFYYSTCTKGDSCPFRHCEAAMGNETVCNLWQEGRCFRTVCKFRHMEITKNRKEIPCYWENQPAGCQKPHCAFFHERPRYIEGVFVPPDKVLSKSEEPPHEEPAPPPPAAAAPPNAANPQLRGVIKTDTQEPVPSPTHPPVVINPADDDEDEEDQFSEEGEDGKVGPSPRKTAKSGELLNFGVSTLEEIRLRKALKSSMRRTGYHLQSADTSTNGETENGLPLYRPAHLQFGGAVVLEEPERPRGSVAERLGLRAPPADFQSGGQITIKKSLAERLGRIVDEEQPPVNTQKALKPIKERLGLVPPVRGAHAAEANPVSTKAPDRIRIKTLEEIRQAKAAKAGSQKDVPAADAAETTKPDPVRAAKATKRSITLTDAPIGHVKTFSEIIREKKMKQEEQQNQNPNLMKAEHPEEKAPAKGPGPMDAADVEKVRVKTLEEIRREKAAKVQAQQTTDSPEHSAPKRPHLLRVKKPPTQQGNTAAERSTEPEERPAKTAEAPAQASAIKVKTFEEIMQEKRLRRQEREGQAKSPAEADSSQKQSASSALKRKIPATTCQASAEPPPASRVSFRKLVSLKPQAPSPPKRTASPGPKTAATATALSTSPKQSSTDFLDKTTRSPVSQPSAQITRESSQPAELPADSNQTKTLEHPGSCKVRPKLNVKPSVVKPPPKKRGVEGSAVAAVKPMNSSTVAQQSSNKEVQLTSAVPPTPSTQRDELQTVPVFTQIQGQDIKAAASGDAVRDSWPVPQSPVLRSPTQSRARRSSAAASRTASTSTSTSNPDACSSSVDDFEDLINQFTDDHLEGDVDPAIGEDDLLQELSEMIDS, from the exons ATGACCAACCATGGAGACGACTGCTACTTCTTCTACTATTCTACCTGCACTAAA GGTGACAGCTGCCCATTCCGACACTGTGAGGCTGCCATGGGCAACGAGACTGTCTGTAACCTGTGGCAGGAAGGACGCTGCTTCCGTACTGTCTGCAAGTTTCGCCACATGGAGATCACG aaaaacaggaaggaaatTCCCTGTTACTGGGAGAACCAGCCCGCTGGCTGCCAGAAACCACACTGTGCCTTCTTCCATGAGAGGCCCCGCTACATAGAGGGCGTCTTTGTCCCTCCTGATAAAG TTCTGAGCAAAAGCGAGGAGCCGCCCCACGAGGAGCCGGCCCCGCCGCCGCCGGCTGCCGCCGCTCCACCCAATGCAGCCAACCCTCAGCTCCGAGGGGTCATCAAGACGGACACACAGGAGCCGGTACCAAGCCCCACACATCCACCCGTGGTGATTAATCCAgcagatgatgatgaggatgaagaaG ATCAGTTCTCGGAGGAGGGAGAGGACGGCAAGGTCGGCCCTTCACCTAGGAAGACGGCTAAGTCAG GAGAGCTGCTGAATTTTGGCGTGAGCACCTTGGAGGAGATCCGGCTCAGGAAGGCCCTGAAGTCCAGCATGAGGAGGACAGGTTACCACCTCCAGAGCGCCGACACCTCCACCAACGGAGAGACAGAGAACGGCCTGCCATTATACCGGCCCGCCCACTTGCAGTTTGGAG GCGCTGTTGTTTTGGAAGAGCCTGAGCGACCCAGAGGCAGCGTGGCTGAACGGCTCGGGCTAAgggcgccccctgcag ATTTTCAAAGCGGGGGACAGATTACAATAAAGAAAAGTCTGGCCGAGCGCCTGGGCAGAATTGTTGATGAAGAGCAACCGCCGGTCAACACTCAGAAAG cctTGAAGCCAATCAAAGAAAGACTTGggctggttcctcctgtcagagGTGCTCATGCAG CCGAGGCCAACCCAGTGTCTACCAAAGCTCCCGATCGGATCCGCATCAAAACCCTAGAAGAGATCAGACAGGCCAAGGCGGCCAAGGCCGGCAGCCAGAAGGACGTTCCTGCAGCTGACGCAGCGGAAACCACCAAACCAGATCCGGTCAGGGCCGCCAAGGCGACCAAGAGATCCATCACTCTAACAGACGCCCCCATCGGCCACGTTAAAACCTTCTCTGAGATCATTCGAGAGAAGAAgatgaagcaggaggagcaacagaaccagaaccccaACCTGATGAAGGCGGAGCATCCAGAGGAGAAGGCTCCAGCCAAGGGACCGGGGCCGATGGACGCCGCTGACGTGGAGAAGGTGAGGGTGAAGACCCTGGAGGAGATCCGCAGGGAGAAGGCAGCCAAGGTCCAGGCCCAGCAGACCACCGACAGCCCCGAGCACAGCGCCCCCAAGAGGCCACATCTGCTGCGAGTCAAGAAGCCCCCAACCCAAC AAGGCAACACGGCGGCTGAAAGGAGCACTGAACCAGAAGAGAGGCCGGCAAAAACTGCAGAAGCTCCTGCTCAG GCCTCCGCCATCAAGGTTAAGACGTTTGAGGAGATCATGCAGGAGAAACGCCTCCGCAGGCAGGAGCGGGAGGGGCAGGCCAAAAGCCCCGCCGAGGCCGATTCGTCTCAGAAGCAGAGCGCCAGCAGTGCCCTCAAGAGGAAGATCCCTGCCACGACCTGTCAGGCGTCGGCAGAGCCCCCGCCGGCTTCCAGAGTCTCATTTCGGAAACTTGTCTCCCTAAAACCGCAAGCACCATCGCCTCCGAAGAGGACGGCTTCTCCTGGCCCCAAAACCGCAGCCACGGCAACGGCGCTCTCAACCTCACCAAAGCAGAGCTCCACAGACTTCCTGGACAAAACCACAAGAAGCCCCGTCTCACAGCCGTCTGCACAGATAACGAGGGAGTCGAGCCAGCCTGCAGAACTCCCGGCAGACTCTAATCAGACCAAAACCTTGGAGCATCCAGGCAGCTGCAAAG TGAGGCCTAAGCTGAATGTGAAGCCATCAGTGGTGAAGCCGCCTCCGAAGAAGAGAGGAGTGGAGGGTTCTGCTGTTGCAGCTGTGAAACCCATGAACAGCTCCACCGTCGCTCAGCAG TCTTCAAACAAAGAGGTCCAGCTGACATCTGCTGTGCCGCCCACCCCCAGCACCCAGAGGGACGAGCTTCAGACGGTTCCTGTCTTCACGCAGATTCAGGGTCAAGACATCAAGGCAGCCGCCAGTGGAGATGCAGTCAGAGACAGCTGGCCGGTCCCACAAAG TCCCGTCCTCAGAAGTCCCACCCAGTCCAGGGCACGCAGATCCAGTGCGGCGGCGTCCCGCACcgcctccacctccacctccacctccaacCCTGACGCCTGCAGCTCCTCGGTGGACGACTTCGAGGATCTGATCAACCAGTTCACCGACGACCATCTGGAGGGCGACGTGGACCCGGCCATCGGAGAGGAtgacctgctgcaggagctgTCGGAAATGATCGACAGCTGA